The proteins below are encoded in one region of Triticum aestivum cultivar Chinese Spring chromosome 1B, IWGSC CS RefSeq v2.1, whole genome shotgun sequence:
- the LOC123128303 gene encoding WD repeat-containing protein WRAP73 — MEFTEAYKQTGPCCFSPDARFLAVAVDYRLVVRDVVTLKVVQLFSCVDKINFLEWAPDSEYILCGLYKRPMVQAWSLSQPDWTCKIDEGSAGIAYARWSPDSRHILTTSEFQLRLTVWSLVNTACVHVQWPKHAARGVSFTKDGKFAAICTRRDCKDYINLLSCHSWEIMGVFSVDTLDLAGVEWSPDDSAIVAWDSLLEYKVLIYSPDGRCLFKYSAYESGLGVKTVGWSPCGQFLAVGSYDQSVRILNHLTWKTFAEFTHAASIRSPYNAAVFKEVDDPFQLDMSELCLSEGLSRNMRDNGTENGSEGGSRVKYAVMDVPITVPAQKPASDKPNPKQGIGMLSWSSDSHYFFTRNDNMPTVLWIWDICRLELAAVLVQKDPIRAAAWDPTCPRLVLCTESPHLYMWTPSGACCVNIPLPNFRIVDLKWNSAGSCLLLKDRDSFCCAAIVSTLPEEEPDEQTDETSEDE; from the exons ATGGAGTTCACAGAGGCGTACAAGCAGACGGGCCCGTGCTGCTTCTCTCCCGATGCCCGcttcctcgccgtcgccgtcgactACCGCCTCGTGGTCCGCGACGTCGTCACCCTCAAG GTGGTGCAGTTGTTTTCATGTGTGGACAAGATAAACTTTTTGGAGTGGGCACCGGATTCAGAATACATTCTATGTGGACTTTACAAGCGGCCAATGGTGCAGGCTTGGTCGCTGAGCCAGCCTGACTGGACCTGTAAGATTGATGAAGGATCTGCAGGGATTGCTTATGCTCGCTGGAGTCCTGACAGTCGTCATATACTCACTACATCAGAGTTCCAACTTCGTTTGACTGTATGGTCTCTTGTAAATACTGCCTGTGTTCATGTACAGTGGCCAAAACATGCAGCCAGAGGTGTTTCTTTCACGAAGGATGGGAAGTTTGCTGCGATCTGCACCAGGCGGGACTGCAAAGATTACATAAATTTGCTCTCATGTCATTCCTGGGAGATAATGGGTGTATTCTCTGTTGACACACTAGACTTAGCAGGTGTGGAGTGGTCGCCTGATGACAGTGCTATTGTGGCCTGGGATTCACTTCTTGAATACAAG GTTCTAATATATTCACCGGATGGGCGATGCCTGTTCAAGTATTCAGCATATGAAAGTGGGTTAGGTGTCAAAACTGTTGGTTGGTCACCATGTGGGCAGTTTTTAGCAGTGGGCAGCTATGATCAATCAGTGCGAATATTGAACCATTTGACATGGAAAACCTTTGCCGAGTTCACTCATGCAGCCTCGATTCGAAGTCCCTATAATGCTGCTGTATTTAAG GAAGTGGATGACCCATTTCAGCTTGATATGTCAGAGTTATGTCTAAGCGAAGGCTTGTCTCGTAACATGCGAGACAATGGCACTG AAAATGGCTCAGAAGGAGGTTCTAGAGTAAAATATGCTGTGATGGATGTTCCAATCACCGTGCCAGCACAGAAACCAGCTAGTGACAAGCCCAACCCCAAACAAGGAATCG GTATGCTGTCGTGGAGCAGCGACAGCCACTATTTCTTCACCCGGAACGACAACATGCCTACCGTTCTTTGGATATGGGACATCTGTCGCCTGGAGCTCGCAGCCGTTCTTGTGCAGAAAGATCCGATCCGCGCTGCTGCCTGGGACCCTACATGCCCGCGCCTCGTCTTGTGCACGGAGAGCCCGCACCTGTACATGTGGACGCCATCCGGTGCTTGCTGCGTCAACATTCCCTTGCCAAACTTCCGGATAGTCGACTTGAAGTGGAACTCAGCAGGAAGCTGCCTCCTCCTGAAGGACCGCGATTCGTTCTGCTGTGCCGCAATCGTGTCCACTCTGCCAGAGGAAGAACCCGATGAGCAAACCGACGAGACCTCCGAAGACGAATGA